Below is a window of Shinella sp. PSBB067 DNA.
ATGGCCTGCATCTGCGTGCGGGCGACGGTGGAGATCAGGTAGCCGAGCAGGACGAGCGCCAGCACGAACAGCAGCACGCAGGCGAAAAGCAGATGCGCGGACCCGACGAAGGGAACGCCGAAGACGAGCTTGGCAGCGCCGAGCACGACGAGCCCCTGCACCGCGCCGATGCCGATGAAGGGCGTGATCTTGCCGATCATGATCTCGGCGGGCGTGGCGGGCATGGCGAGGAGGTTTTCCATCGTGCCGCGCTCGATCTCGCGCGTCAGCGCCATCGCCGCCATCATGACCAGCGTCATCTGCAGGATGACGCCGAGAAGGCCGGGCACGATATTGTATTGCATGATGCCTTCGGGATTGTACCGGCTGTGCGCGACGATCTCGAGCGTATGGGGCGGGGCCTCGCCCATCTCGCGCGCCAGGAAGGCATCGGCGACGCGGCCCAGGGCCGCGACCGCACCGGACGAGGCCGCCGGATCCGCCGCATCCGCCTCGACCAGCAATCGCGGCCGGTCGTCGCGCAAAATCCTCCGGCCGAAATCCGGCGGGATGAGGATGACAAAGGAAACGTCGCCGCGGGCAAGCAGCCGGTCCGCCTGCGCCGCCGTCACGCCGGCATGGGTAATGTCGAAATAGCCCGTCACTTCCAGCGCGGTGGACATGGCCTGCGTGAAGCGGTCCTGAACCGGTGCGACAAGCGCCGTCGGCAGGTGGCGCGGATCGTTGTTGATGGCGAAGCCGAACAGGAGAAGCTGCATGACCGGCACGACGAGCATCATCGCGAACGTGACGCGGTCGCGCCGCATCTGGATGAATTCCTTGCGCAGGATCGCGCCCAGCCGGTGGAGCGAAAGGGTCATCGCACGTTATCCTTCGACTGGTCCATCAGGCGGATGAACACGTCCTCCAGGCTCGTCTCGGCCGGATGGCCCGCGACGTCCTCCGCCGCGAGCGCCGCCTCCAGCGTCTTCCGGTCGGTGCCCGTGACATGCAGCGCGGTGCCGAAGGGCTCCACCTGCTCGACGCCCGGCGCCTTGCGCAGGCGTGCGGCGAGCAGGCCCGGACGGTCGGTCTCGACGAGGAGCGTGACGAGGCCGGCATCCGTGATCACCTGCTGCGTCGTGCCCGAGGCGACCAGCCGGCCGTAGGCGATGTAGTTGATGCGGTGGCAGCGCTCGGCCTCGTCCATGTAGTGCGTCGAGACGAGCACGGTCATGCCCTCGGCGGCACGGGCATGGATCTCGTCCCAGAACTGCCGCCGCGCCTTGGGATCGACCCCGGCGGTCGGTTCGTCGAGCAGCAGGAGGCGCGGCTTGTGCATGATGCAGGCGGCAAGCGCCAGGCGCTGCTTCCAGCCACCCGAAAGGCTGGCCGCAAGCTGCCGTTTGCGCGAGGTGAGCCCGAGATCGCCGAGCGTATCGGCGACCGATTGCCGCGGCAGCCCGTAAAGGCCCGCGACGAAGGCGAGGTTCTCCTCGATGGTGAGGTCCTCGTAGAGGGAAAAGCGCTGGGTCATGTAGCCGACCTGGCGGCGGATGTCGCGCTGGTCGCGCCGAACGTCGAGCCCCAGCACCTTGCCCTCCCCCGCATCCGGCGTCAGGAGGCCGCAGATCATGCGGATGCAGGTCGTCTTGCCGGAACCGTTCGGCCCGAGGAAGCCGGCGATCTCGCCCTCCGCCACCGTCAGCGCGACGTCGTCCACGACCTTGCGGCCGTCGAAGGACTTCGTAAGGCCGCGCACGGCGACAACAGGGGGA
It encodes the following:
- a CDS encoding ABC transporter permease, whose amino-acid sequence is MTLSLHRLGAILRKEFIQMRRDRVTFAMMLVVPVMQLLLFGFAINNDPRHLPTALVAPVQDRFTQAMSTALEVTGYFDITHAGVTAAQADRLLARGDVSFVILIPPDFGRRILRDDRPRLLVEADAADPAASSGAVAALGRVADAFLAREMGEAPPHTLEIVAHSRYNPEGIMQYNIVPGLLGVILQMTLVMMAAMALTREIERGTMENLLAMPATPAEIMIGKITPFIGIGAVQGLVVLGAAKLVFGVPFVGSAHLLFACVLLFVLALVLLGYLISTVARTQMQAMQLSIFIFLPSVLLSGFMFPFRGMPEWAQWLGEILPITHLLRMVRAVMLKGAEPADVATDFAALLVMVVVLGALALMRFRRTLD
- a CDS encoding ABC transporter ATP-binding protein — its product is MTDAAPPVVAVRGLTKSFDGRKVVDDVALTVAEGEIAGFLGPNGSGKTTCIRMICGLLTPDAGEGKVLGLDVRRDQRDIRRQVGYMTQRFSLYEDLTIEENLAFVAGLYGLPRQSVADTLGDLGLTSRKRQLAASLSGGWKQRLALAACIMHKPRLLLLDEPTAGVDPKARRQFWDEIHARAAEGMTVLVSTHYMDEAERCHRINYIAYGRLVASGTTQQVITDAGLVTLLVETDRPGLLAARLRKAPGVEQVEPFGTALHVTGTDRKTLEAALAAEDVAGHPAETSLEDVFIRLMDQSKDNVR